From a single Arachnia propionica genomic region:
- a CDS encoding NACHT domain-containing protein, producing MPEHLKNLAEDTASLLDSEGRVSMLRVAKMLRYDDAAWRIRKLQELRTQIERLSEEKHLQFSLKLPDSWDINLEAQFLCFEGLDDYLPAVRAPHPEATPLTENIVSDIDSDARPVAVLLTFNEHEAHKVWDTFGHSRRELPKEGVTYYELDEVGGFRVIHGHSRHQGPLGAQLSAAKAIEHWRPEALIAVGIAFGVKEEKHHIGDVLVSTGVLDYESARVEPDGTFTPRGETLPTSQELADRVEDLNLRRAEVRDLPTIHMGTIVSGAKLVDNKEYRDNLASLHSTVIGGEMEGSGILTACKEKKVDVIVIKAICDWAAHKNNPSKEDDQKKASKNAAIVARAILERGHLQNETAKQRRRLRELENPTSTTPRCPDVLKMGEHDKVLEEERLIRDSRASAVDLDPKAAPGIPAQGTPVVDAMLDWAANPTEPRLFALLGEYGMGKTVSCQHFIRELTERRKASPTLPMPLYFNLKNVADARLADRLEDLVVTCMREEWLPKYSPHHTWQAFTSWLAAGPCVVIFDGLDEMLVKLDNTQGLSFLSRLLNVLQLLDDEDANRQIRLVLSCRTQYFKTLDDQRSVFPGRDRENLNADSYRTMILLPLGDDQIRRYLEIALPGSDIAHIMDLVASVHNLPELVARPYTLQLVAEHIPEIERDRANGKPVFGVTLYKAMVKSWLARDKGKHFIDPERKNAFMAELAAWLWREKKTTAPAEDVETIFRRWVRGDEDLSDINPSALTKSDKDKLYEDLRTATFLTRQDDERGSTFRFAHTSLQEYFLACYLLDAIQRDDRSRWAMRVPSAETLDFLGQLLAGAQDPELMDTLVSWKTPYLEQASELLLRYTFTARKRDYPAPNLARIDLSGAHLDDWDFLGTPDNPLNLAEANFTNTSLRRTAFSHANLTGAHFTNAVLNQSTFRNCTTRHTDWHDALHPGAAWHTPIQGIPTGIETGLYPGHTSRVTGVAWHPNGDLIATTSYDHTCIIWNPHTGKKLTTLTDHTDWVTGVAWHPDGTRIATTSYDHTCIIWNPHTGEKTTTLTDHTDWVTRVAWSPDGTHLATTSYDHTCIIWNPHTGEKLTTLTDHTSRVTGVAWNPDGSLVGTTSYDHTCIIWNPHTGEKLTTLTDHTDWVTRVAWSPDGTHLATTSYDHTCIIWNPHTGEKLTTLTDHTSRVTEVAWNPDGSLVGTTSYDHTCIIWNPHTGEKLTTLTGHTSLVTGVAWHPTDNLIATTSYDHTCIIWNPHTGKKLTTLTDHTDWVTGVAWHPDGTRIATTSYDHTCIIWNPHTGEKTTTLTDHTGAVTRAAWHPTEDLIATTSHDGTCIIWNLHTGEKTTTLTSHTSRATGVTWRPSKNLIATTSHDGTCIIWNPNTAQKLTTLTDHTAAVTGVAWHPDGTRIATTSTDSTCIIWNHETGERILTLTDHTAAVTGVAWSPDGTHLATASNDRTCIIWNPHAGEKITTLTDHTRAVTAIAWHPTDDLIATTDASGLIRISHLDGTLERAFISVRPRTPEVESYASWTPAGLDVLEGEAWRVLRVPEPGGGSRRLELPGLSYEPPTD from the coding sequence TTGCCTGAACATCTGAAGAATCTTGCGGAAGATACCGCCAGTCTTCTCGACAGCGAAGGTCGGGTCTCCATGCTGCGAGTCGCGAAGATGCTTCGATACGACGACGCCGCTTGGAGGATAAGAAAGCTTCAGGAACTCCGCACACAGATCGAGAGGCTTTCCGAGGAGAAGCACCTCCAGTTCAGTTTGAAATTACCCGATTCCTGGGACATCAACCTCGAAGCCCAATTCCTTTGTTTCGAGGGACTAGACGACTATCTCCCCGCGGTCCGTGCGCCACACCCGGAGGCTACTCCACTCACGGAAAACATCGTTTCCGACATCGATTCAGACGCACGACCTGTTGCCGTGCTGCTCACCTTCAATGAGCATGAAGCTCACAAGGTGTGGGACACATTTGGCCACTCCCGCCGCGAACTACCCAAGGAAGGCGTGACATATTACGAGCTCGACGAGGTGGGAGGTTTCCGGGTAATCCACGGGCACAGCAGACACCAAGGGCCCCTGGGGGCACAACTCAGCGCCGCGAAAGCCATCGAGCACTGGAGACCAGAAGCGCTGATCGCTGTCGGCATCGCCTTCGGGGTGAAGGAAGAGAAACATCACATTGGTGATGTCTTGGTCTCGACAGGAGTACTCGATTACGAGTCGGCTCGAGTGGAACCCGACGGCACCTTCACCCCTCGGGGCGAAACCCTCCCAACCTCTCAGGAGCTGGCCGACCGCGTGGAGGATCTTAACCTCCGGCGCGCGGAAGTGCGCGACTTGCCTACCATCCACATGGGCACCATTGTCAGCGGGGCAAAGCTGGTGGACAACAAGGAATACCGGGACAATCTCGCTTCCTTGCACAGCACGGTCATCGGCGGGGAAATGGAGGGGTCAGGCATTCTGACGGCCTGCAAAGAAAAAAAGGTGGATGTGATCGTCATTAAGGCCATCTGCGACTGGGCGGCCCACAAGAACAACCCCTCAAAAGAAGACGACCAGAAAAAGGCATCGAAGAACGCGGCCATCGTCGCGCGCGCCATCCTGGAGCGGGGACATCTTCAGAACGAAACCGCCAAGCAAAGAAGAAGACTGCGCGAACTGGAAAACCCAACGAGTACTACACCGCGCTGCCCGGACGTCCTGAAAATGGGCGAACACGACAAAGTGCTTGAGGAGGAACGCCTCATCCGGGATTCCCGCGCCTCCGCTGTGGACCTGGACCCCAAGGCGGCTCCGGGCATACCCGCCCAGGGCACACCGGTGGTGGATGCCATGCTGGATTGGGCAGCAAACCCCACCGAACCCCGATTATTCGCGCTGCTTGGCGAGTATGGCATGGGCAAGACCGTGAGCTGCCAGCACTTCATTCGAGAACTCACGGAGCGCCGGAAGGCAAGCCCCACCCTGCCCATGCCCCTCTACTTCAACCTGAAAAACGTGGCCGACGCGCGCCTGGCCGACAGGCTGGAGGATCTGGTGGTCACCTGCATGCGCGAGGAATGGCTGCCCAAGTACTCCCCGCACCACACGTGGCAGGCCTTCACGTCCTGGCTCGCCGCGGGGCCCTGCGTCGTGATCTTCGACGGCCTGGACGAGATGCTGGTGAAACTCGACAACACCCAAGGACTGTCGTTCCTCAGCCGGCTGCTGAACGTGCTGCAGCTGCTCGACGATGAGGATGCGAACCGGCAAATCAGGCTGGTGCTGTCCTGCCGCACCCAATACTTCAAAACTTTGGATGATCAGCGATCCGTCTTCCCGGGCAGGGACAGGGAAAACCTGAATGCTGATTCCTATCGGACCATGATCCTGCTGCCCTTGGGCGATGACCAGATCCGCCGCTACCTGGAAATCGCGCTTCCCGGCAGCGATATCGCGCACATCATGGACCTGGTGGCCAGCGTCCACAATCTGCCCGAACTGGTCGCCCGGCCCTACACCCTCCAGCTCGTTGCCGAGCACATTCCGGAGATCGAACGCGACCGCGCCAACGGCAAGCCGGTGTTCGGAGTGACGCTCTACAAAGCGATGGTGAAGAGCTGGCTGGCACGCGACAAGGGAAAACACTTCATCGACCCGGAGCGCAAGAACGCATTCATGGCAGAGCTGGCCGCCTGGCTGTGGCGAGAAAAGAAAACCACTGCGCCCGCCGAGGATGTGGAGACCATTTTCCGGCGCTGGGTCCGCGGCGACGAAGACCTGAGCGACATCAACCCCTCAGCACTGACGAAATCGGACAAGGACAAACTGTACGAGGACCTGCGCACCGCCACCTTCCTTACCCGACAGGACGACGAACGCGGCAGCACTTTCCGTTTCGCCCACACCTCACTGCAGGAATACTTCCTGGCCTGCTACCTCTTGGACGCCATACAGCGCGACGACCGCTCCCGCTGGGCCATGCGCGTCCCGAGCGCAGAGACCCTCGACTTTCTGGGCCAGCTGCTGGCCGGGGCCCAGGACCCAGAATTGATGGACACCCTGGTCTCCTGGAAAACCCCCTACCTGGAGCAGGCGAGCGAGCTCCTGCTGCGCTACACCTTCACCGCGAGAAAACGGGATTACCCCGCCCCGAATCTGGCACGAATCGACCTGTCGGGCGCTCACCTGGACGATTGGGATTTCCTCGGCACCCCCGATAATCCCCTCAACCTGGCCGAGGCAAATTTCACCAACACCTCGCTGCGCAGAACCGCCTTCTCCCACGCCAATCTGACAGGCGCCCACTTCACCAATGCCGTCCTCAATCAGAGCACCTTCCGCAACTGCACAACCCGACACACCGACTGGCACGACGCCCTCCATCCGGGAGCGGCGTGGCACACCCCTATTCAGGGCATTCCCACCGGGATAGAAACGGGTCTCTATCCCGGCCACACTAGCCGGGTGACCGGGGTCGCCTGGCACCCCAACGGCGACCTCATAGCCACCACCAGCTACGACCACACCTGCATCATCTGGAACCCCCACACCGGAAAGAAACTCACCACCCTCACCGACCACACCGACTGGGTAACCGGAGTCGCCTGGCACCCGGACGGCACCCGTATCGCCACCACCAGCTACGACCACACCTGCATCATCTGGAACCCCCACACAGGGGAGAAAACCACCACCCTCACCGACCACACCGACTGGGTAACTAGGGTCGCCTGGAGCCCCGACGGCACCCACCTCGCCACCACCAGCTACGACCACACCTGCATCATCTGGAACCCCCACACAGGGGAGAAACTCACCACCCTCACCGACCACACCAGCCGGGTGACCGGAGTCGCCTGGAACCCCGACGGCAGTCTCGTCGGCACCACCAGCTACGACCACACCTGCATCATCTGGAACCCCCACACAGGGGAGAAACTCACCACCCTCACCGACCACACCGACTGGGTAACTAGGGTCGCCTGGAGCCCCGACGGCACCCACCTCGCCACCACCAGCTACGACCACACCTGCATCATCTGGAACCCCCACACAGGGGAGAAACTCACCACCCTCACCGACCACACCAGCCGGGTGACCGAAGTCGCCTGGAACCCCGACGGCAGTCTCGTCGGCACCACCAGCTACGACCACACCTGCATCATCTGGAACCCCCACACAGGGGAGAAACTCACCACCCTCACCGGCCACACCAGCCTGGTGACCGGAGTCGCCTGGCACCCCACCGATAACCTCATAGCCACCACCAGCTACGACCACACTTGCATCATCTGGAACCCCCACACCGGAAAGAAACTCACCACCCTCACCGACCACACCGACTGGGTAACCGGAGTCGCCTGGCACCCAGATGGCACCCGTATCGCCACCACCAGCTACGACCACACCTGCATCATCTGGAACCCCCACACAGGGGAGAAAACCACCACCCTCACCGACCACACTGGCGCAGTAACCAGGGCCGCTTGGCACCCCACCGAAGACCTCATCGCCACTACCAGCCACGATGGCACCTGCATCATCTGGAACCTCCACACCGGCGAGAAAACCACCACCCTCACCAGCCACACCAGCCGGGCAACCGGAGTCACTTGGCGCCCTTCAAAGAACCTCATCGCCACTACCAGCCACGATGGCACCTGCATCATCTGGAACCCCAACACCGCCCAGAAACTCACGACCCTCACCGACCACACCGCCGCCGTCACAGGGGTCGCCTGGCACCCCGACGGCACCCGGATCGCCACCACCAGCACCGACAGCACCTGCATCATCTGGAACCACGAAACCGGAGAGAGAATCCTCACCCTCACCGACCACACCGCCGCCGTCACAGGGGTCGCCTGGAGCCCCGACGGCACCCACCTCGCCACCGCCAGCAACGACCGCACCTGCATCATCTGGAACCCCCACGCTGGCGAAAAGATCACCACCCTCACCGACCACACCCGCGCCGTGACCGCGATCGCCTGGCACCCCACCGACGACCTCATCGCCACCACCGACGCCTCGGGACTGATCCGAATCTCCCACCTCGACGGCACCCTGGAACGCGCCTTCATCTCCGTGCGACCCCGCACCCCCGAAGTGGAAAGCTACGCCAGCTGGACCCCCGCAGGCCTCGATGTCCTGGAAGGAGAAGCCTGGCGAGTGCTGCGCGTCCCGGAACCAGGGGGCGGGAGCAGGCGCCTCGAACTGCCGGGCCTGTCCTACGAACCACCGACCGACTGA
- a CDS encoding glycosyltransferase family 2 protein has translation MSDDPSGSSADDNGHALESVTVVVCAYTLDRWTDLRDGVLEAARQLEASGRTGRVLVVVDHNDDLLTKAGELSGPLVDVVANTRRRGLSGGRNTAIGLVDTDVIVFLDDDATPESGWLEHLLVPFTDQEVLITGGAATPRWPDGATRPVSLPEARSGRGELDWVVGCTYEGQPTTLAPVRNVMGCNMAFRTSVFDTAGLFGEDLGRVGRVPYGCEETELCIRATRHHPNATILFEPQSRVRHHVSSDRLTWSYLWRRSYAEGISKAAVSERTTRKASLSTEMSYATRVLPRGFLRELFSAPRTRGRGLGGAFAIASAFVMTGIGYVVGHFAIRRRRRKQEGNPR, from the coding sequence ATGTCTGACGACCCTTCCGGATCTTCTGCGGACGACAACGGTCACGCCCTAGAAAGCGTCACCGTTGTCGTCTGCGCCTACACACTGGACCGTTGGACGGACCTCCGCGACGGCGTGCTGGAGGCCGCCCGTCAACTCGAAGCCTCCGGACGTACCGGACGCGTGCTCGTGGTCGTCGACCACAACGACGACCTCCTCACCAAGGCGGGTGAGCTTTCGGGTCCCTTGGTGGATGTCGTGGCGAACACTCGTAGACGGGGTCTGTCCGGGGGCCGGAACACGGCAATCGGACTCGTCGACACAGATGTGATCGTTTTTCTCGACGACGATGCCACCCCCGAATCCGGTTGGCTCGAACACCTCCTGGTCCCCTTCACGGATCAGGAGGTGCTTATCACTGGTGGCGCCGCCACACCCCGCTGGCCCGACGGAGCCACCCGGCCCGTCTCGCTGCCCGAGGCCCGCAGTGGCCGGGGTGAATTGGACTGGGTGGTCGGTTGCACCTACGAGGGACAACCCACCACTCTCGCCCCGGTGCGCAACGTCATGGGATGCAACATGGCGTTTCGGACCAGCGTGTTCGACACCGCCGGGCTGTTCGGCGAGGACCTCGGTCGCGTGGGTCGCGTGCCGTACGGCTGCGAGGAGACCGAGCTGTGCATCCGCGCGACCCGCCACCATCCCAACGCCACGATCCTCTTTGAACCACAAAGCCGGGTGCGGCACCACGTCAGCTCCGACCGCCTCACGTGGAGCTACCTGTGGCGTCGCTCCTACGCCGAAGGCATCTCGAAAGCCGCCGTGAGTGAACGCACCACACGCAAGGCGTCGCTGTCCACGGAGATGTCCTACGCCACGCGCGTCCTGCCGCGTGGTTTCCTGCGGGAACTGTTCTCGGCCCCCCGCACACGCGGGCGCGGTCTGGGGGGAGCATTCGCGATCGCATCCGCGTTCGTGATGACCGGTATCGGCTACGTCGTCGGGCACTTCGCCATTCGACGGCGTCGACGCAAGCAGGAAGGAAACCCTCGGTGA
- a CDS encoding glycosyltransferase family 2 protein, whose product MSVIIPTKDEAKNLEVLLPDMPDVYEVVLVDAGSQDGTIDVARNHLSNLQIVHQTRTGKGNALICGMHAATGDILVTLDADGSADPCEIPAFVDALIDGADFAKGSRYMPGGGSVDLTRLRSAGNWGLNVLSNLSLGTKFTDLCYGYNAFWKSIVPALNLPDPDLPQPADGSRIWGDGFEIETLITVRAAQAGLAVTEVPSFELSRIHGESNLRTFADGQRVLRTITTETARNGRAKRTRLVAAPARHHLPTCRLRSREWEHVHV is encoded by the coding sequence GTGTCTGTCATCATCCCGACCAAGGATGAGGCCAAGAACTTGGAGGTACTGCTCCCCGACATGCCCGACGTCTACGAGGTGGTTCTCGTGGACGCGGGGTCGCAGGACGGCACCATAGACGTCGCACGCAATCACTTGTCCAATCTTCAGATCGTCCACCAGACCCGCACCGGCAAGGGCAATGCCCTGATCTGCGGCATGCACGCCGCCACCGGCGACATTCTCGTTACCCTCGACGCCGACGGCTCAGCCGATCCGTGCGAGATCCCCGCGTTCGTCGACGCACTCATCGATGGCGCGGATTTCGCGAAGGGATCGCGGTACATGCCGGGCGGGGGCTCCGTGGACCTGACCCGTCTACGTTCAGCCGGCAACTGGGGCCTGAACGTCTTGAGCAACCTCAGCCTGGGCACAAAATTCACCGACCTGTGCTACGGCTACAACGCATTCTGGAAGAGCATCGTCCCGGCCCTGAACCTGCCCGACCCGGATCTGCCCCAACCCGCAGACGGGAGCCGCATCTGGGGCGACGGCTTCGAGATCGAGACGCTCATCACGGTTCGCGCCGCACAGGCGGGCCTGGCGGTCACCGAGGTGCCCAGCTTTGAGCTGAGCCGCATCCACGGTGAGAGCAACCTGCGTACCTTCGCCGACGGACAACGGGTGCTGCGCACCATCACCACCGAGACGGCCCGCAACGGTCGCGCCAAACGCACCCGACTGGTCGCCGCCCCGGCGCGCCACCACCTGCCCACCTGCCGCCTGCGCTCACGTGAGTGGGAACACGTACATGTCTGA